One region of Yersinia bercovieri ATCC 43970 genomic DNA includes:
- the mobA gene encoding molybdenum cofactor guanylyltransferase MobA → MQPNITGVILAGGRSSRMGGNDKGLIILHGKPLFQYVIERLKPQVHHMLINANRNQALYQESGIPVISDIIPGFVGPLAGMHAGLSHSPTEWVVFAPCDVPTLPINLVYQLWHGKGQTLAAYAHDGERAHPTLALMHVSLKPLLAEFLAKGDRKLMILMESMNAQPVVFSGQANPFSNLNTPADCDLWEQDRRGPL, encoded by the coding sequence ATGCAGCCCAATATAACAGGCGTTATTCTTGCAGGCGGTCGTTCTTCCCGAATGGGCGGAAACGATAAAGGACTGATTATTCTTCATGGCAAACCGCTGTTTCAATATGTGATTGAGCGATTAAAACCTCAGGTTCACCACATGCTAATTAATGCTAATCGTAATCAGGCGTTGTATCAAGAAAGTGGCATACCAGTCATCAGCGATATCATTCCTGGCTTTGTAGGGCCGCTGGCAGGTATGCATGCAGGACTGAGTCATTCACCTACAGAATGGGTTGTTTTTGCTCCCTGCGATGTTCCGACACTGCCTATCAATTTGGTCTATCAGCTTTGGCACGGGAAAGGGCAAACACTGGCGGCTTATGCTCATGATGGTGAGCGAGCACACCCAACATTGGCCTTAATGCATGTCAGCTTGAAGCCACTGCTTGCTGAATTTCTGGCAAAAGGAGATCGTAAACTAATGATATTGATGGAGAGCATGAATGCTCAACCCGTAGTTTTCAGTGGGCAAGCCAACCCATTCAGCAACCTAAATACCCCCGCAGATTGTGACTTATGGGAACAAGATAGAAGAGGGCCGTTATGA
- a CDS encoding YihD family protein codes for MKCHRVNELIELLHPAWQQEPDLNLVQFLQKLAAEAGFEGEFSDLTDDILIYHLKMRGSASTEVIPGLKKDFEEDFKTAILRARGVIKD; via the coding sequence ATGAAATGCCATCGTGTTAATGAATTGATTGAGCTTTTACATCCGGCCTGGCAGCAAGAGCCTGACTTAAATTTGGTACAGTTTTTACAAAAATTGGCCGCTGAAGCTGGTTTTGAAGGTGAGTTTTCAGATCTAACCGACGATATTCTTATTTATCATCTGAAAATGCGTGGTTCGGCGTCGACAGAAGTGATCCCAGGACTGAAAAAAGATTTCGAAGAAGATTTTAAAACTGCCATATTGCGCGCTCGTGGCGTCATTAAAGATTAG
- a CDS encoding serine/threonine protein kinase, giving the protein MNSSAFNFQTLSPDLIMDALEGVGLRVDSGLTALNSYENRVYQFMDEDRKRYVVKFYRPERWNSEQITEEHQFSLDLAESEIPVIAPLQLNGHTLHTHNGFFFAVFPSVGGRQYEIDNLDQLEWVGRFLGRIHQVGSDKLFVVRSTIGIEEYLTEPRQLLASSSLVPAKQRDKFLAATDLLISTIKHYWHTDWQPLRLHGDCHPGNILWRDGPMFVDLDDARNGPAIQDLWMLLHGERSEQLIQLDILLEAYGEFADFDQRELALIEPLRAMRMVYYLAWVARRWQDPAFPKSFPWMAESDFWLQQTASFTEQVKLLQAPPLQLMPMY; this is encoded by the coding sequence ATGAACAGCTCTGCCTTTAATTTTCAGACGTTGTCTCCTGACCTAATTATGGATGCCCTTGAAGGGGTAGGATTACGGGTGGATTCAGGATTAACCGCGCTTAACAGTTACGAAAACCGCGTTTATCAGTTTATGGATGAAGATCGTAAACGTTACGTGGTGAAGTTTTATCGTCCTGAGCGCTGGAACAGCGAACAAATCACCGAAGAACATCAGTTCTCGCTTGATTTAGCAGAGTCGGAGATCCCGGTGATTGCCCCATTGCAGCTTAATGGGCACACCTTGCATACTCATAATGGGTTTTTCTTTGCGGTATTCCCAAGTGTCGGTGGCCGCCAGTATGAGATAGATAATCTTGATCAGTTAGAGTGGGTTGGCCGTTTTCTGGGGCGAATTCATCAGGTGGGTAGCGATAAACTTTTTGTGGTCCGCTCAACTATCGGTATCGAAGAGTATCTGACAGAACCGCGCCAGTTGTTGGCCAGCAGTAGTTTGGTGCCAGCAAAACAGCGAGATAAGTTTCTGGCTGCGACCGATCTATTGATCAGCACAATTAAGCACTATTGGCACACCGATTGGCAGCCACTGCGGCTACATGGCGACTGCCACCCAGGTAATATTTTATGGCGTGATGGGCCGATGTTTGTCGACCTGGATGATGCCAGAAATGGCCCAGCTATTCAGGATCTCTGGATGCTATTACATGGTGAACGAAGTGAGCAGTTGATCCAGTTGGATATTTTACTGGAAGCCTATGGCGAGTTTGCTGATTTTGATCAGCGTGAATTGGCATTGATTGAACCTTTACGCGCGATGCGGATGGTTTATTACCTTGCATGGGTTGCCAGACGTTGGCAGGACCCGGCATTCCCTAAAAGTTTTCCGTGGATGGCGGAGTCTGATTTTTGGTTACAGCAGACTGCATCATTTACAGAGCAGGTTAAGCTGTTGCAGGCCCCGCCTTTGCAGCTGATGCCAATGTACTAA
- the dsbA gene encoding thiol:disulfide interchange protein DsbA has protein sequence MKNVWLALVGMVMAFSASAAQFTDGTQYQTLNKPVTGEPQVLEFFSFYCPHCYQFEEIYHVPQAVKKALPEGTKMTRYHVEFLGPLGKQLTQAWAVAMALGVEEKITPLMFEGVQKTQTVQTPDDIRNVFIKAGVSGEDYDAALNSFVVKSLVVQQQKAAEDLELRGVPAMFVNGKYMIKNDGMDTSSMDIYVKQYADVVKFLLTQK, from the coding sequence ATGAAAAATGTTTGGTTAGCTCTCGTTGGCATGGTGATGGCATTCAGTGCATCAGCCGCACAATTTACTGACGGTACTCAGTACCAGACGTTAAACAAACCAGTAACGGGTGAGCCTCAGGTTTTAGAGTTTTTCTCTTTCTACTGCCCACACTGTTATCAGTTTGAAGAAATTTACCATGTTCCGCAGGCAGTAAAAAAAGCACTGCCAGAAGGGACTAAAATGACCCGTTATCATGTTGAGTTCCTTGGCCCATTGGGTAAACAATTGACTCAAGCATGGGCTGTTGCCATGGCGTTGGGCGTTGAAGAGAAGATCACGCCACTGATGTTTGAAGGCGTACAGAAAACCCAAACTGTTCAGACCCCGGATGACATTCGTAATGTCTTTATCAAAGCCGGTGTGAGTGGTGAAGACTACGATGCGGCATTAAACAGCTTTGTGGTTAAGTCATTGGTTGTTCAGCAGCAAAAAGCGGCTGAAGATTTAGAATTACGCGGCGTTCCAGCCATGTTTGTTAATGGCAAATATATGATTAAGAACGATGGTATGGATACCAGTTCAATGGATATCTATGTCAAACAGTATGCGGATGTTGTTAAGTTCCTGCTGACCCAAAAGTAA
- the polA gene encoding DNA polymerase I yields MAQIAENPLILVDGSSYLYRAYHAFPPLTNGSGEPTGAMYGVLNMLRSLLLQYRPSHVAVVFDAKGKTFRDELFAEYKSHRPPMPDDLRSQIEPLHQMVKAMGLPLLVVSGVEADDVIGTLAQEAEKAGHSVLISTGDKDMAQLVTPNITLINTMNNAILGPQEVCEKYGVPPELIIDFLALMGDSSDNIPGVPGVGEKTAQALLQGLGGLDSLFSNLDKIPTLTFRGAKTMSAKLEQNKDVAYLSYKLATIKTDVELDVTCDELTVSPPDDEQLHQLFSRYEFKRWLADVEAGKWLDGKKERPTGQTSNKAFVAAEPAPAAEVTAVLSQENYQTILDEKSLADWIERLKKSEVFAFDTETDGLDTLSSNLIGLSFAVAPGEAAYLPLAHDYLDAPAQLDRDWVLATLKPLLEDEKALKVGQNLKFDQSMLARYGIELRGIAFDTMLESYVLNSVAGRHDMDSLAERYLNHKTITFEEIAGKGKNQLTFNQIALEEAGPYASEDADVTLQLHLVLWPKLQESEGLKRVFQEIEMPLLPILSRIERTGVLIDQNILAAHSKELTIRLDELEKQAHELAEEPFNLASPKQLQVILYEKQKLPILKKTPGGAASTNEEVLAELALDYPLPKVILEYRGLAKLKSTYTDKLPLMINPVSGRVHTSYHQAVTATGRLSSRDPNLQNIPVRNEEGRRIRQAFIAPKGYRIMAADYSQIELRIMAHLSQDEGLLAAFAAGKDIHRATAAEVFGLPLEKVTTEQRRSAKAINFGLIYGMSAFGLARQLNIPRGEAQRYMDLYFERYPGVLEYMERTRKQAADQGYVTTLDGRRLYLPDIHSRNANRRKAAEREAINAPMQGTAADIIKRAMIAVDAWLQQESEPLVRVIMQVHDELVFEVHESVLESAEQKIRELMEQSMQLAVPLKVDVGVGDNWDQAH; encoded by the coding sequence ATGGCCCAGATTGCAGAAAACCCATTGATCCTCGTTGACGGTTCCTCTTACCTCTATCGCGCATACCATGCCTTCCCACCGTTGACCAATGGCAGTGGTGAACCAACGGGCGCGATGTATGGCGTGTTGAACATGTTGCGCAGTCTGTTGCTGCAATATCGTCCCAGCCATGTTGCGGTCGTTTTTGATGCTAAAGGTAAAACATTCCGTGATGAGTTGTTCGCCGAATATAAGTCCCACCGTCCACCGATGCCCGATGATTTACGGTCGCAAATAGAACCGCTCCATCAAATGGTAAAGGCGATGGGATTGCCTTTATTGGTTGTTTCCGGGGTAGAAGCGGATGATGTTATTGGCACTCTGGCGCAAGAAGCAGAAAAAGCAGGTCATTCAGTATTAATTAGTACCGGTGATAAAGATATGGCGCAATTAGTTACGCCGAATATCACTCTTATTAATACAATGAACAATGCTATTTTAGGGCCACAGGAAGTGTGTGAAAAATATGGCGTTCCTCCTGAACTGATTATTGATTTTCTGGCCCTGATGGGGGATTCATCAGACAATATTCCTGGCGTCCCCGGTGTTGGTGAAAAGACAGCGCAGGCTTTATTGCAAGGCTTGGGTGGATTAGATTCGCTATTTAGTAATTTGGATAAAATACCCACGCTAACATTCCGTGGCGCTAAAACTATGTCTGCCAAATTAGAGCAGAATAAGGATGTCGCCTATCTCTCCTATAAGCTCGCCACCATCAAAACGGATGTCGAACTGGATGTGACTTGCGACGAGCTAACTGTCTCACCACCGGATGATGAGCAGCTGCATCAATTATTCAGCCGCTATGAATTCAAGCGCTGGTTAGCCGATGTCGAAGCGGGCAAATGGCTGGATGGCAAAAAAGAGCGGCCAACGGGGCAGACCAGTAATAAAGCCTTTGTGGCAGCAGAACCCGCTCCTGCGGCTGAAGTCACCGCCGTGCTATCGCAAGAGAACTACCAGACTATTTTGGATGAGAAATCCTTAGCCGACTGGATCGAGCGCCTTAAAAAGTCGGAGGTGTTCGCGTTTGATACTGAAACCGACGGCCTCGATACCCTTAGCAGTAACTTAATTGGCCTCTCTTTCGCGGTCGCACCGGGTGAAGCGGCTTATCTGCCATTAGCACATGATTATCTGGATGCTCCCGCACAGCTTGATCGTGACTGGGTTCTCGCGACCCTAAAACCGCTACTGGAAGATGAAAAAGCCCTTAAAGTGGGGCAAAACCTCAAATTTGATCAAAGCATGTTGGCGCGTTATGGCATTGAGCTGCGCGGTATCGCATTCGATACCATGCTGGAATCTTATGTTTTAAACAGCGTTGCTGGTCGTCATGATATGGATAGCTTGGCGGAGCGTTACCTCAACCATAAAACCATCACCTTTGAAGAGATTGCCGGTAAAGGCAAAAATCAGCTGACATTCAACCAGATTGCGCTGGAGGAGGCGGGGCCTTATGCATCAGAAGATGCCGACGTCACCCTACAGCTGCATCTGGTGCTGTGGCCTAAGTTGCAGGAGAGTGAAGGTCTGAAGCGGGTATTCCAAGAGATTGAGATGCCACTGCTGCCGATTTTGTCCCGCATTGAGCGCACCGGCGTATTAATTGACCAAAATATATTAGCTGCGCACTCAAAAGAGCTGACCATTCGCCTTGATGAGCTGGAAAAACAGGCCCATGAACTGGCGGAAGAGCCATTCAATCTGGCGTCACCTAAGCAGCTACAGGTGATTTTGTATGAAAAACAGAAACTGCCTATCTTGAAAAAAACGCCAGGCGGCGCGGCGTCGACTAACGAAGAAGTGCTGGCGGAGTTGGCGCTGGATTATCCTCTACCGAAAGTGATCCTCGAATATCGCGGCTTGGCGAAACTGAAAAGTACTTATACCGACAAGCTACCGCTGATGATTAACCCGGTTTCGGGCCGTGTCCATACCTCTTATCATCAGGCGGTGACGGCCACCGGGCGTCTCTCCTCCCGTGATCCTAACCTGCAAAACATACCGGTGCGAAATGAAGAAGGGCGTCGTATACGTCAGGCTTTTATTGCGCCGAAAGGTTACCGCATCATGGCGGCCGACTACTCACAGATTGAGCTACGCATCATGGCGCATCTGTCGCAGGATGAAGGGCTATTGGCTGCGTTTGCGGCGGGTAAAGATATTCATCGCGCTACAGCGGCAGAAGTCTTTGGTTTGCCATTGGAAAAAGTCACAACCGAACAGCGCCGTAGCGCCAAAGCAATTAACTTTGGCCTGATTTATGGCATGAGTGCCTTTGGTCTGGCACGGCAGCTGAACATTCCTCGTGGCGAGGCACAGCGTTACATGGATCTCTACTTTGAGCGCTATCCGGGTGTGCTGGAATATATGGAGCGCACGCGCAAACAAGCCGCTGACCAGGGCTACGTCACCACACTGGATGGCCGCCGTCTCTATCTACCTGATATTCACTCGCGTAATGCCAACCGCCGTAAGGCGGCTGAACGTGAAGCGATCAACGCCCCCATGCAAGGCACTGCTGCGGATATTATTAAACGCGCGATGATTGCCGTGGATGCCTGGTTACAGCAAGAGTCTGAACCTTTGGTGCGGGTTATCATGCAGGTACACGATGAATTGGTATTTGAAGTGCACGAGAGTGTATTGGAAAGCGCTGAACAGAAAATCCGTGAGTTGATGGAACAGAGTATGCAACTGGCGGTGCCGCTGAAGGTTGACGTGGGGGTTGGCGACAACTGGGATCAAGCTCATTAG
- the yihA gene encoding ribosome biogenesis GTP-binding protein YihA/YsxC: MTIRNYNYHMTHFVISAPDIRHLPRDEGIEVAFAGRSNAGKSSALNTLTNQKSLARTSKTPGRTQLINLFEVVDGVRLVDLPGYGYAEVPEEMKLKWQRALGEYLQKRNCLKGLVVLMDIRHPLKDLDQQMITWAVAVGTPVLLLLTKADKLASGARKAQLNMVREAIIPFMGDIQVEAFSSLKKIGVDKLREKLDTWFSEIPPEVMIDDEHDDQGE; this comes from the coding sequence TTGACTATCAGAAACTATAACTACCACATGACTCATTTCGTCATCAGTGCTCCGGATATCCGCCATCTGCCACGTGATGAAGGTATTGAGGTGGCATTTGCTGGCCGCTCAAATGCCGGTAAATCGAGCGCACTCAATACGTTAACCAACCAGAAAAGTCTGGCTAGAACCAGTAAAACCCCAGGCCGTACCCAGCTGATTAACTTGTTTGAAGTAGTCGATGGCGTGCGCTTGGTTGACTTGCCGGGCTATGGTTATGCCGAAGTTCCAGAAGAGATGAAACTCAAGTGGCAGCGCGCACTGGGCGAATATTTGCAAAAGCGTAACTGCCTGAAAGGATTGGTTGTGTTGATGGATATTCGCCATCCGCTGAAAGATTTGGATCAGCAGATGATTACCTGGGCAGTGGCCGTCGGCACGCCGGTACTATTATTACTGACCAAAGCAGATAAGTTGGCATCAGGCGCTCGCAAGGCCCAATTGAATATGGTGCGGGAAGCGATTATTCCCTTTATGGGCGATATTCAGGTTGAAGCTTTCTCATCATTGAAAAAGATTGGCGTCGATAAATTGCGGGAAAAACTGGATACCTGGTTCAGTGAGATCCCACCAGAAGTGATGATTGATGACGAGCATGATGATCAAGGTGAGTAA
- the yihI gene encoding Der GTPase-activating protein YihI: MKQPTKAPRAAPKGTVTPKRIKKTRVELDIEARERKRQKKHSGNRSGARSNVEGSNKKGQTPVQEKDPRFGSKVPVPLVVESKAKAKPTTKPVVKAEAKPRLTPEEELSKLENDERLDALLDRLDNDEVLSKEDQAYVDLTLDRIDALMEQLGIELGDDEDDEEKEEKPEDILKLLKGGNPKDVF; encoded by the coding sequence ATGAAGCAGCCAACTAAAGCACCACGCGCAGCCCCGAAAGGCACCGTAACACCAAAGCGCATTAAAAAGACCCGTGTAGAGCTGGATATCGAAGCTCGCGAACGTAAACGTCAGAAAAAACATAGCGGCAACCGCTCCGGCGCGAGAAGTAATGTTGAGGGCAGCAATAAGAAGGGCCAGACCCCAGTGCAGGAGAAAGATCCGCGCTTTGGCAGTAAAGTGCCTGTGCCGCTGGTGGTTGAGAGCAAAGCTAAAGCCAAGCCAACCACTAAACCGGTGGTTAAAGCTGAAGCTAAGCCACGTCTGACACCGGAAGAGGAGCTTTCCAAGCTGGAAAATGATGAGCGTCTGGATGCATTGCTGGATAGGCTCGATAACGACGAAGTATTGAGCAAAGAAGATCAGGCTTACGTTGATCTGACATTAGACCGCATTGATGCCCTGATGGAGCAGTTGGGTATTGAATTGGGCGACGATGAAGATGACGAAGAGAAAGAAGAGAAGCCGGAAGATATTCTGAAATTGCTGAAAGGCGGTAATCCCAAAGACGTATTTTAA
- the hemN gene encoding oxygen-independent coproporphyrinogen III oxidase, whose product MSEHAISESTIVWDLSLIQKYNYSGPRYTSYPTALEFSEGYNEAAFQRAVQRYPQRPLSLYVHIPFCHKLCYFCGCNKLVTRQQHKADEYLAVLEKEIRQRAALFAGRQVSQMHWGGGTPTYLNKTQITHLMNLLRENFDFLPDAEQSIEVDPREIELDVLDHLRAEGFNRLSMGVQDFNKEVQRLVNREQDEDFIFALIARAKALGFNSTNIDLIYGLPKQTPESFAFTLKRVAELNPDRLSVFNYAHLPSLFAAQRKIKDADLPSAEQRLDILQHTISFLTESGYQFIGMDHFARPDDELAVAQREGTLHRNFQGYTTQGESDLLGLGVSAISMLGDSYAQNEKDLKTYYACVEQRGNALWRGLTMTDDDCLRRDVIKTLICHFQINYQPIEQQYGIHFADYFAEDFELLAPFEQDGLVERDEKGIRVTPRGRLLIRNICMCFDIYLRKQARRQQFSRVI is encoded by the coding sequence ATGTCTGAGCACGCGATATCTGAAAGCACCATAGTTTGGGATCTGTCCCTGATTCAAAAATATAATTATTCAGGGCCGCGCTACACCTCGTACCCCACCGCCCTTGAGTTCAGTGAAGGTTATAACGAAGCTGCTTTTCAGCGGGCGGTGCAGCGCTACCCGCAGCGGCCTTTATCACTGTATGTGCATATTCCGTTTTGCCATAAGCTCTGTTACTTCTGCGGCTGCAATAAGCTGGTGACGCGCCAGCAACATAAAGCTGATGAATATCTGGCGGTCTTGGAAAAAGAGATCCGCCAGCGTGCGGCGCTGTTCGCTGGGCGTCAGGTTAGCCAGATGCACTGGGGCGGCGGTACGCCCACCTACCTGAATAAAACGCAAATTACCCACCTGATGAATCTGCTGCGTGAAAACTTTGATTTCCTGCCCGATGCGGAGCAGTCGATTGAAGTAGACCCACGGGAAATTGAACTGGATGTGCTTGATCACCTACGTGCGGAGGGCTTTAACCGCCTGAGCATGGGGGTGCAGGATTTCAATAAAGAGGTTCAACGGCTGGTTAATCGTGAGCAAGATGAAGATTTTATCTTCGCCTTGATTGCGCGCGCGAAAGCCCTCGGTTTTAACTCCACCAATATCGATCTGATTTATGGTCTGCCCAAGCAGACGCCGGAAAGCTTTGCTTTTACCCTCAAACGGGTAGCTGAGCTAAATCCTGACCGTTTGAGCGTCTTTAATTACGCCCACTTGCCGAGCCTGTTTGCCGCGCAGCGCAAAATCAAAGATGCGGATTTGCCCAGTGCCGAGCAACGGCTGGATATTTTGCAGCACACCATCAGTTTCCTAACCGAATCCGGTTATCAGTTTATTGGCATGGATCACTTCGCCCGCCCTGATGATGAGTTAGCGGTTGCGCAGCGGGAAGGGACACTACACCGTAATTTCCAGGGCTATACCACCCAAGGCGAGAGTGATCTACTGGGTTTAGGGGTTTCGGCGATCAGCATGTTGGGTGACAGCTATGCGCAGAACGAAAAAGATCTGAAAACCTACTATGCCTGCGTGGAACAGCGGGGCAATGCGCTGTGGCGTGGTCTGACAATGACCGACGATGATTGCCTGCGCCGTGATGTGATTAAAACGCTGATTTGTCATTTCCAAATCAATTATCAGCCGATTGAGCAACAGTACGGGATTCATTTTGCGGATTATTTTGCCGAGGATTTTGAACTGCTGGCCCCCTTTGAGCAAGATGGGCTGGTGGAGCGGGATGAAAAGGGCATTCGTGTGACGCCGCGTGGGCGCTTACTCATTCGTAATATCTGTATGTGCTTCGATATCTATTTACGTAAACAGGCGCGCAGACAGCAGTTCTCCCGCGTGATCTGA
- the glnG gene encoding nitrogen regulation protein NR(I): MQRGIVWIVDDDSSIRWVLERALTGAGLNCATFDSGNQVLDALATQTPDVLLSDIRMPGMDGLALLKQIKQRHPMLPVIIMTAHSDLDAAVSAYQQGAFDYLPKPFDIDEAVALVERAISHYQEQQQPPRSQPASGPTADIIGEAPAMQDVFRIIGRLSRSSISVLINGESGTGKELVAHALHRHSPRAKAPFIALNMAAIPKDLIESELFGHEKGAFTGANQVRQGRFEQADGGTLFLDEIGDMPLDVQTRLLRVLADGQFYRVGGYAPVKVDVRIIAATHQNLELRVQEGKFREDLFHRLNVIRVHLPPLRERREDIPRLARYFLQVAAKELGVEAKNLHPDTEVALTRLPWQGNVRQLENTCRWLTVMAAGQEVLVQDLPSELFETSTPDATGQRTPDNWSTLLAQWADRALRSGHQDLLSEAQPEMERTLLTTALRHTQGHKQEAARLLGWGRNTLTRKLKELGME, from the coding sequence ATGCAACGAGGGATAGTCTGGATCGTCGATGACGATAGCTCCATCCGCTGGGTGCTTGAACGCGCACTGACTGGGGCAGGTCTAAACTGCGCAACATTCGATAGCGGTAATCAGGTGTTGGATGCATTGGCGACGCAAACCCCAGATGTGTTGTTATCAGATATTCGTATGCCCGGCATGGATGGATTAGCACTGCTGAAACAGATTAAGCAGCGCCATCCGATGCTCCCGGTCATCATAATGACGGCACACTCTGATTTAGATGCAGCGGTCAGTGCTTATCAGCAAGGGGCATTTGATTATCTGCCCAAGCCCTTTGATATCGATGAAGCTGTCGCGCTGGTTGAGCGCGCGATCAGCCATTATCAGGAGCAGCAACAACCGCCACGCAGTCAGCCGGCCAGCGGTCCAACCGCAGATATTATTGGCGAAGCCCCAGCGATGCAGGATGTTTTCCGCATCATTGGCCGCTTATCTCGCTCCTCGATCAGTGTGCTGATCAATGGTGAGTCGGGTACTGGTAAAGAGTTGGTGGCCCATGCACTGCACCGCCATAGCCCGCGCGCTAAAGCGCCCTTTATTGCGCTAAATATGGCGGCTATCCCGAAAGATTTGATTGAGTCGGAGCTGTTTGGCCATGAGAAAGGCGCGTTTACCGGTGCCAATCAGGTGCGCCAGGGCCGCTTTGAGCAAGCCGATGGCGGCACACTGTTTTTAGATGAAATTGGTGATATGCCGCTGGATGTACAAACTCGCCTGCTGCGCGTGCTGGCTGATGGTCAGTTCTATCGGGTCGGCGGCTATGCACCGGTCAAAGTGGATGTGCGCATTATTGCCGCAACCCACCAGAACCTGGAGCTGCGCGTTCAGGAGGGGAAGTTCCGCGAGGATCTATTTCATCGTCTGAACGTGATTCGAGTGCATTTACCGCCACTGCGTGAACGCCGTGAAGATATTCCGCGTCTGGCTCGCTACTTCTTGCAAGTGGCCGCCAAAGAGTTGGGGGTCGAAGCCAAGAACCTGCATCCTGATACAGAAGTGGCGCTCACTCGCCTGCCTTGGCAGGGTAACGTGCGCCAACTGGAGAACACCTGTCGCTGGCTCACCGTGATGGCGGCAGGGCAGGAGGTGCTGGTGCAGGATCTCCCTTCTGAGCTGTTTGAAACCAGCACGCCGGATGCGACAGGTCAGCGGACACCGGATAACTGGTCAACACTGCTGGCGCAATGGGCGGATCGGGCATTGCGTTCCGGCCATCAGGATCTGTTGTCTGAAGCGCAGCCAGAGATGGAGCGGACACTGTTAACCACTGCCTTGCGCCACACCCAAGGCCACAAACAGGAAGCAGCACGCTTGCTGGGCTGGGGTCGCAATACCTTAACGCGCAAGCTGAAAGAGTTGGGAATGGAGTAG
- the glnL gene encoding nitrogen regulation protein NR(II): MATGTLPDAGQILNSLINSILLLDDSLAIHYANPAAQQLLAQSSRKLFGTPLPELLGYFSLNITLMRESLTAGQGFTDNEVTLVVDGRAHILSLTAQALPEGFILLEMAPMDNQRRLSQEQLQHAQQVAARDLVRGLAHEIKNPLGGLRGAAQLLSKALPDPALLEYTKVIIEQADRLRNLVDRLLGPQRPGQHVTQSIHQVAERVCQLVSLEKPDNVTLIRDYDPSLPELAHDPDQIEQVLLNITRNALQALGEAGGTITLRTRTAFQVTLHGMRYRLAARIDIEDDGPGIPTQLQDTVFYPMVSGREGGTGLGLSIARNLIDQHSGKIEFNSWPGHTEFSVYLPIRQ, encoded by the coding sequence ATGGCAACAGGCACGCTGCCCGATGCTGGGCAGATCCTCAATTCTCTCATTAATAGCATTCTGCTATTAGATGACTCTCTGGCGATTCATTATGCCAATCCCGCGGCGCAACAACTGCTGGCGCAAAGCTCCCGTAAACTTTTTGGTACACCACTACCCGAATTATTAGGCTATTTTTCCCTGAATATCACCTTGATGCGGGAAAGTCTGACGGCCGGGCAGGGTTTTACCGATAACGAAGTGACGTTAGTGGTTGATGGTCGCGCGCATATTTTGTCACTGACAGCACAAGCGCTGCCGGAGGGTTTTATCCTGCTGGAAATGGCACCAATGGATAATCAGCGCCGGTTAAGCCAAGAACAATTGCAGCATGCTCAACAAGTTGCCGCCCGTGATCTGGTGCGAGGGCTGGCTCACGAAATTAAAAATCCGTTGGGCGGTTTACGGGGGGCGGCGCAATTATTGTCAAAAGCACTGCCTGATCCGGCCTTGCTGGAGTACACCAAAGTGATCATCGAACAGGCTGACCGCTTGCGAAATTTGGTTGACCGCTTATTAGGCCCACAACGACCTGGCCAACATGTGACGCAAAGTATCCATCAGGTTGCTGAACGGGTCTGTCAGTTAGTCTCGCTGGAAAAGCCGGATAACGTGACGTTAATTCGCGACTATGATCCGAGTTTACCCGAGCTGGCCCATGATCCCGACCAAATTGAACAAGTGCTGCTCAATATCACCCGCAATGCATTACAAGCGCTAGGTGAAGCCGGCGGCACTATTACGTTGCGTACCCGAACCGCATTTCAGGTCACTCTCCATGGTATGCGCTACCGGTTAGCAGCGCGAATTGATATTGAAGATGACGGCCCCGGTATCCCCACGCAATTACAAGATACGGTGTTCTATCCGATGGTAAGTGGCCGCGAAGGTGGTACTGGCCTTGGCTTATCTATTGCCCGCAATCTTATCGATCAGCATTCGGGTAAAATTGAATTTAACAGTTGGCCGGGACACACCGAATTCTCGGTTTACCTGCCTATTCGCCAGTGA